The DNA region AGCAGCCTGCTAGGGCCGCCGGGCACGGGTCGTTGCACACCCAACCCGAGCGACCTTATTGCGAGTCGGCTTAGCAGCCTCTTCCCCGCGAACGGTCCCGTTAGCCTTTGTGAAAGCGACGCGCCCTCGGTGCCGGCGGCTCGATCAAACAACTTTATAGACTTTGCCTTTGAAAACGACGACGACTTTCTTGCCCAGCGAGAAAAAGTCGGCCAGCTTCGGCTCTTTGGCAATCAGGTTGAAGAACTCCTCGCTGGCGAATTGCACCTCGATTTTCGGCAGTGTTGACGATTCCCTGAGCCGGGTGTCCACCCACTCCTCGCCTTTCAATTGAAACGTCTTGTCGCCGACTGTGCGAATGTTGGTGAGGTAGGATTCGGGGCTTTCCAGCTTATCCGACTCCTTCATTTTCTTTTCCGTCTTGCTGTACACAACGGCGGACTCGCCCGTGACCGTTACCTGCTCGAAGGTGCGGCCTATTCCGCCTACTGAACCAGCCCCTCGCGACATGCTGTCCAAAGCGCGGCGTTGTTCCATCGGGATGATTCGTCGTCCGATGTCTTTCATATCCTCGGTCACAAGGAAAGACGTGTAAGGAGTGACGATGCCGTAGCGCGTGCCAAGCTGAATGATCTCGTCTTTCAACTCTCTGTTCTCGCCGTTCAAGCGAATCTGTTCGAGCAGGTATCCAACTCTTCGCGTGGCCCACAGTCGCGCCAGGAACGGATTGTCGCCGCGTTCCTCCGGGAAGCTTTGTTTGCCGAACGTGAAGACTTCTTCGCGCGCCCCGACCTTGCCTGTCAGTCGAACGGTAGTGGAGTTCATGCTGTTTTTGTATCGCCCTACGATGACCAGTTGCGAGTTCTTGAACAAATCGCCGAGCGTGCGCGGGTAAGTCAATTCCGTTTCGACTCCGCCGAAATCGAGTTTCAAATCCGACAGCACCGGATAGTTCACCCGTGCGAAGAAATTCGAGACTTTGACTTCGAGGTCTTCCTGCGGCTCGAGGTAATCGCTCGCGCCGCGATTGTCCGCCGAGAGTTTATCCAGCAGGTTGGTGTTGACATCGTAGCCGACGCCGAACGAAAACAGCCGCACGCCCGCGCGATTCGCGTCCGCTACGTTCTTGATTATCTGCTTCACGTCCGTCGCGCCAACGGTCGGCAAGCCGTCCGTCACAAAGACGATCATCGCCGGACGCTCGCTGGATTGAAACTGCTTGAACGCCTGCACGAGCGCGTCGTTGATGTTGGTGCCACCTTCGGCTCGCAGGTTCGCGATGAATTTGAGGCCGGATTGCTTGCCGTCTTGGTTCGCTTCGACGAGACCTGCTTTCATCAGATGCTCTTCGCCTGAAAACGAGATGATGTTGAAGCGGTCGCGCGGCGACAGCGACTCGACGCCGAATTTCAGCGCGGCTTTCGCTTTGTCTATCTTTTCGCCGCTCATTGAACCGGAGGTGTCGAGAATGAAGACGATGTCTTTGGCGGCGCGTTCCTGCTCGCCGATGTTCGACTTCGGCGAGATGAGCATAAGGAAATAGCCGTCCTTGCCCGGCTCGCGGTTTGTCAAAAGCGACAGGCCGAAGTCTTTTTCCGAAAGCGAATAGTAGAGTAGAAAATCTTTCTGCGTGTCTTCGCCTTTGCCTTCAAAGCTGAGACGAGCGCGGCGCTCGCCGTCTTTGTTGACGGAGAACTTGTGAGAGGGCGAGAAGATGTTTTTCAAATCAATTGGCGAGGTGATCTCGACGCTGGCGGCGATTTCTCGAATGGGCTGCGGCTGAATGCGGCGGCCTGAGCCAAGCTCGTAGCGATAGCTCACGGTGCCGCCTTCGTTCTTGAGCACCTGAGAGTAGGTCAGCTCGATCTTCTTGGTACTGCGCGGCTCGATGGGAAACACGCTGGCCTGAAACAAGTCCTTGCCTGCGTACTCGAGCAGTCCAGGATCAATCTGGCGGCGCACGATTTCGTTGTAGATTTGCCGCGCCTTTGCTCTTTCAACGATCTCGGCGGCCATGCGTTTGTCGCCATCGTAGATAGCGAAGTCCGAGATGGACGCGCTCTCCGGGATGGGGAAGAAGTAAGAGCCCTCGAGCCGATACGGCGTGTCGTTCTCGAAGACCTGCTCGACTTTTGTGGTCGCGACCTGCGCATCAATTTTGGTAGTGATCTTCACCGATTTGATGTTGAGCACTCGCGGAATTGGAACAGGTCTTGGCATTGGGATCGGAGGGCATCTTCGGCACTCCTGCGGCAGGATCACACCTTGTCCGTAAGCGGAAGTGGCGCCGAAAAGCAGCAGCGCGAATAGAGTCAGCATTCTCGGTCTTGATATCGGTCTCAGTAGAGGGAGCATTCTCAGTCTCAATAGAGCAAGCATTCCCGGTCTCAATAGAGCAAGCATTCCCAGTCTCATGATCTTTCTCTCCTGAACTCGCGGGCGGATAGTGGGTCGATACTCATCGATGATTCGTTGTGTTGTCTCATTCACTCTTTTGAACGCCGGAAGATTTCGTTCTTGCGATTTGGTGGGTTCGGCAGCGATCTCACACGAACTGAATATGGTATCGCCGCTGGCGCAGAATCGATTCCCGTGCCCAAAACCGCCGGAGCTAAACAGTGAGTTACTCAGTCAAACAGCGCAGAGCTTTCCGTCTACTTGCTCGCCCCTGGACACCTCCCGCATCGAAGACCCTTTCAAACCCCATAGTCATTACCCACCCCTCTGCATTATCTTGCGTTCATTTCAAGAAGCTGTACGAGTTAGCGAACCGACAAGTCCAGACCTAGCGAAGAAAAGCAGGCTAACCTGTCATCTCCTACTTCCTGCTCAGGGCTATCAGCCCAAAGCAGGCTCGCTGTTCAGAGTCAGCCCGTGCGGACGTTGCTCTGCTTGGCAATTCATTTTGCCGCGGAGCCCGCAATGATTAACCTAAGTCCGAGAGAAATTGACGGGTAGCCCCGGTTTGAGATGCGCGTGCTTTCCGCCACTATGCTTACCTTCCTTTGCTGAGTACTTGATTAATGTACTCTGAATGGTCACTCACATTAAACGTGCCAAACCTATGCAGCTCAAGTTCTGTCAATAAGCTCTGGAGGGCGGCTGAATTTTCATTCACGTCGTGTAGGTTGAAGCCCCCGAGAATGGAAAGCACTTGGTTCACCTTTGCGTTGATTCTTCCATCCGCGGCGATTTGCTTCTCTATCTCATTACGAATCTTAGGAGAGCAATTCAGAATCACGTCGCATAGGTAGAGTACTGTCCAGACTAACGTTTGCTCAACCCGCGGCTTCTTGAGTTCTCGGGGCAGGGCATTCAATGTTTCTGTAGCGCGCTCGTTCTCATAGGAGAGGTAGTCAAAGCCGCGCTCCGTCATAAACCTATTTAGAGGCACGTGAGAAACAAGTGAGGTTAGATAGGATGCGATCTTGTCATAGAATCTAGATGCCTCACTGACACCTTTGAACCCATTCAGATTCAAAATCCAGTGCATTATTTCGTGCGCTACTAAGATCTCATTTACCGCGTCAGTATTCTCCAAAAACACCACCAACATCGGCTGCCCATTGACTAGCTCAGGTACTGCGGTGTTAAGCTCACCTCTGTCGCCCGATAATTTTGGGTGATCGCGCCGATTGATGATGGTTACAGGCAATTGTGGCAGGCCGTATTGCTTTTCTGCCAATGATACCCACTCGTCCATCAAAAGGGCTAATTTACCAGATGCTGTAAAATGCCCATACATCTCACCTTGCAATGGCATAGTCGATCCTGTTCGGCCGCGGTGAAAATAACAA from Acidobacteriota bacterium includes:
- a CDS encoding VIT domain-containing protein, which encodes MPRPVPIPRVLNIKSVKITTKIDAQVATTKVEQVFENDTPYRLEGSYFFPIPESASISDFAIYDGDKRMAAEIVERAKARQIYNEIVRRQIDPGLLEYAGKDLFQASVFPIEPRSTKKIELTYSQVLKNEGGTVSYRYELGSGRRIQPQPIREIAASVEITSPIDLKNIFSPSHKFSVNKDGERRARLSFEGKGEDTQKDFLLYYSLSEKDFGLSLLTNREPGKDGYFLMLISPKSNIGEQERAAKDIVFILDTSGSMSGEKIDKAKAALKFGVESLSPRDRFNIISFSGEEHLMKAGLVEANQDGKQSGLKFIANLRAEGGTNINDALVQAFKQFQSSERPAMIVFVTDGLPTVGATDVKQIIKNVADANRAGVRLFSFGVGYDVNTNLLDKLSADNRGASDYLEPQEDLEVKVSNFFARVNYPVLSDLKLDFGGVETELTYPRTLGDLFKNSQLVIVGRYKNSMNSTTVRLTGKVGAREEVFTFGKQSFPEERGDNPFLARLWATRRVGYLLEQIRLNGENRELKDEIIQLGTRYGIVTPYTSFLVTEDMKDIGRRIIPMEQRRALDSMSRGAGSVGGIGRTFEQVTVTGESAVVYSKTEKKMKESDKLESPESYLTNIRTVGDKTFQLKGEEWVDTRLRESSTLPKIEVQFASEEFFNLIAKEPKLADFFSLGKKVVVVFKGKVYKVV